From one Gossypium hirsutum isolate 1008001.06 chromosome D08, Gossypium_hirsutum_v2.1, whole genome shotgun sequence genomic stretch:
- the LOC107892914 gene encoding casparian strip membrane protein 2, protein METNKTMRETTINLPETKAEAKEKAPLLNSSKAIAILEPPNRGTKKGIAIGDFVLRLCTIGATLGATVTMGNADAVAPFTTRFLRFEAQFNDIPTFVFFMVANGIVTGYLFLSLPFSTICIVRPLAKAPRILLVIFDTAMTGLTLASASAVASIVYLAHNGNPNTNWLPFCQQFGDFCSSTSGAMVGSLLAGTLFMTIIILSAFALKRN, encoded by the exons ATGGAGACCAATAAAACTATGAGGGAGACAACAATCAACTTGCCGGAGACAAAGGCCGAGGCTAAAGAAAAAGCCCCATTATTAAACTCTTCGAAAGCTATCGCCATTCTCGAACCACCGAATCGAGGAACAAAAAAAGGAATCGCCATCGGCGACTTCGTTTTGAGACTGTGCACCATCGGAGCCACCCTCGGTGCCACCGTAACAATGGGGAATGCTGATGCTGTCGCTCCTTTTACCACTCGGTTCTTAAGGTTTGAAGCTCAGTTCAATGATATTCCAACTTTCGT GTTTTTCATGGTGGCCAATGGCATAGTTACTGGCTATCTTTTCCTTTCATTGCCATTCTCTACAATTTGCATCGTTCGTCCACTTGCAAAAGCTCCGAGGATCCTCCTTGTCATCTTTGATACT GCAATGACAGGTTTAACTCTAGCTTCAGCTTCAGCTGTTGCATCAATTGTGTATTTGGCTCATAATGGGAACCCAAACACCAATTGGCTTCCTTTTTGTCAACAATTTGGTGATTTTTGTTCAAGTACAAGTGGAGCAATGGTGGGTTCTCTCCTAGCTGGCACACTCTTCATGACTATAATTATACTTTCAGCCTTTGCTcttaaaagaaattga
- the LOC107891648 gene encoding casparian strip membrane protein 2, with the protein MKTDKSVKETAINMPEIKSDDKAKAPLLNSSKAIAVTVEQPNRGSKKGIASGDFVLRLFAMGAALGAAVTMGNNQQILPFFTQFIEFLAQYNDITTFVYFVTANAAVAGYLFLSLPFSVICINRPLATTPRLVLVIFDTVMMGITITAASASASMVYLAHNGNQNTMWLPFCQQFGNFCQTASGAVVGSLIAGTFLMFIIILSAFALK; encoded by the exons ATGAAGACGGACAAAAGTGTAAAAGAGACAGCCATCAACATGCCGGAGATAAAGTCCGATGATAAAGCAAAAGCCCCATTATTAAACTCTTCGAAAGCTATCGCCGTCACCGTCGAACAACCGAACCGAGGATCGAAAAAAGGAATCGCCAGCGGCGACTTCGTTTTGAGACTGTTCGCCATGGGAGCCGCCCTCGGTGCCGCTGTAACAATGGGGAATAATCAACAAATCCTCCCTTTCTTCACTCAGTTCATCGAGTTCTTAGCTCAGTACAATGATATTACCACTTTCGT GTATTTCGTGACTGCAAATGCCGCAGTTGCTGGTTATCTTTTCCTTTCGCTGCCATTCTCTGTGATCTGCATTAATCGACCACTTGCAACGACGCCGAGGCTCGTCCTTGTTATCTTTGATACT GTAATGATGGGTATAACTATAACCGCAGCTTCAGCTTCAGCATCGATGGTGTATTTGGCTCATAACGGGAACCAAAACACGATGTGGCTTCCTTTTTGTCAACAATTTGGTAATTTCTGTCAGACTGCAAGTGGAGCAGTGGTGGGTTCTCTCATAGCCGGCACATTCCTCATGTTTATAATTATCCTTTCAGCTTTTGCTCTGAAATGA
- the LOC107892915 gene encoding casparian strip membrane protein 2, with amino-acid sequence MATDKSGEIAINMAETKASAKGTAPLLNYSKAVAAVEPPNRGAKKGLAVGDFVLRLCALGAALGATVAMGTADQLLPFFTQFLQFEAQYDDFDTFRFFVMALGIVSCYLLLSLPLSIICIIRPLATTPRLSLVIFDSMMAALTIAAGSASASMVYLAHNGNDDVNWLPFCQQFGDFCQSASGAVIGSLLAAALLLIIIILSAFALKRN; translated from the exons ATGGCGACGGATAAAAGTGGTGAGATAGCAATCAACATGGCGGAGACAAAAGCCAGTGCTAAAGGAACAGCCCCATTGTTAAACTATTCGAAAGCTGTCGCCGCCGTAGAACCACCGAATCGAGGAGCGAAAAAAGGGCTCGCTGTTGGCGACTTTGTATTAAGACTGTGCGCACTTGGAGCCGCCCTCGGCGCAACTGTAGCAATGGGGACTGCCGATCAACTTCTCCCTTTCTTCACTCAATTCCTCCAGTTCGAAGCTCAGTACGATGATTTCGATACTTTCCg GTTTTTCGTGATGGCACTGGGCATAGTTTCTTGTTATCTTCTCCTTTCATTGCCACTCTCTATAATCTGCATCATTCGTCCACTTGCAACAACGCCAAGGCTCTCCCTTGTCATCTTTGATTCC ATGATGGCGGCTTTAACCATAGCTGCAGGTTCAGCTTCTGCATCGATGGTGTATTTGGCTCATAACGGGAACGATGACGTGAATTGGCTTCCTTTTTGTCAACAATTTGGTGATTTTTGCCAAAGTGCAAGTGGAGCAGTGATAGGATCTCTATTAGCTGCTGCACTCCTCTTGATTATAATTATCCTTTCAGCTTTTGCTCTTAAAAGAAACTGA
- the LOC107892578 gene encoding mRNA-decapping enzyme-like protein, giving the protein MSQPQFGKLMPNLDQQSTKFLNLTVLRRIDPFVEEILITAAHVAFYEFNIDLSQWSRKDVEGSLFVVKRNTQPRFQFIVMNRRNTDNLVENLLGDFEYEVQDKYLLYRNASQEINGIWFYDAHELEEVANLFSRILTAYSKVPQKSKATSTKGGFEELEAVSTMAIMDGPLEPSSSTAPSVADVPDDPAFVNFFSTAMTIRNASKASNFGQPYQCSAAMPAPSNPPIVASPTVPALHLPYPLSSSTPLMPLLDTPESGSNHTNLVKPSTFFLHPSSSSQILPPVSTSSPTAPLLNPPLSLQRPHGAPLLQPFPPPAPSPSLTPAPVPTHNYGLTISREKVRDALLALIQDNRFIDMVHRALLNAHNS; this is encoded by the exons ATGTCGCAGCCGCAATTCGGGAAATTAATGCCTAATCTTGATCAACAAAGCACGAAATTCCTCAATTTAACGGTTCTCCGTCGCATCGACCCTTTCGTCGAAGAAATTCTCATCACCGCCGCTCATGTCGCCTTCTATGAGTTCAACATCGACCTTAGCCAATGG AGTCGAAAAGATGTCGAAGGATCTCTTTTTGTTGTCAAGAG GAATACGCAGCCTAGGTTTCAGTTTATTGTGATGAATAGACGCAATACTG ATAATTTGGTGGAAAACCTTTTGGGAGATTTTGAGTATGAAGTTCAGGATAAATATCTACTATACCGCAATGCTTCTCAGGAAATAAATGgtatttggttctatgatgcacATGAACTCGAGGAGGTTGCGAATCTTTTTAGCAG GATTCTTACTGCATACTCAAAGGTGCCCCAGAAGTCAAAGGCAACATCAACAAAAGG TGGGTTTGAAGAACTGGAAGCTGTCTCAACAATGGCCATCATGGATGGTCCCTTGGAGCCATCATCATCAACTGCACCCAGTGTCGCAGATGTCCCTGATGATCCTGCCTTTGTGAATTTCTTCAGT ACAGCTATGACCATTAGAAATGCTTCAAAGGCGTCGAATTTTGGACAACCATACCAATGTTCTGCTGCAATGCCTGCCCCTTCTAACCCACCCATTGTTGCGTCCCCTACAGTGCCAGCTTTGCATTTGCCATATCCTCTATCGTCTTCTACTCCATTGATGCCACTACTTGATACCCCTGAATCCGGAAGCAATCATACTAATCTTGTAAAGCCCTCGACGTTCTTTTTGCATCCTTCCTCTTCTTCACAGATATTGCCACCTGTCTCTACATCTTCACCAACTGCTCCTCTACTTAACCCTCCTCTGAGTCTACAACGCCCACATGGTGCTCCACTGCTTCAACCTTTTCCACCGCCTGCTCCCTCACCATCACTCACGCCTGCTCCCGTTCCCACGCACAACTATGGTTTAACTATCAGTAGAGAAAAAGTTCGAGATGCACTTTTGGCTCTCATTCAG GACAACCGATTCATCGACATGGTCCACCGAGCACTGCTAAATGCTCATAATTCTTGA